The window CCGCAGTCGAGATCACAGAACTGCTCTTGGAAGACGGGGTGGAGATCTCGGTGCGCACCGTGGAGCGCGTGCTGGCCGAAGAAGGCTTCGCGAAGCTGCCGCGACGCACTCGCCTGAAAATCGGTATGACCGTGCAGGGCGCGGAGATACCCGAGAAGTCGCAGAAGATGGTACCGGATGAACTGGATGGGCAGCGGTTCGACTCACCTGCGGCCGGGGTGTTTCTGTTTGCGCCGTTTCTGGCGCAGCTGGGGTTCCCGGAGATTGTTGAGGCCGCTCGGTTGCCGGGTAGCCGGCAGATTCCAGCGTTGAGCTACTTGCTGTCCTTTCTGGCGTTGAAGCTGCTGGGAACCGAGCGCTATGCGCATGTGGGCGAGCATGGCTTCGATCCCGGTCTCGGACTGTTCGCCGGCTTGAACGTGCTGCCCAAGTGCACAGCGATGTCGAGCTATTCCTACGCTTTGGATGATGTGCACCTGCAGCGATTGCAGGAGGCATTCATCACGCA is drawn from bacterium and contains these coding sequences:
- a CDS encoding transposase, with the translated sequence MEISVRTVERVLAEEGFAKLPRRTRLKIGMTVQGAEIPEKSQKMVPDELDGQRFDSPAAGVFLFAPFLAQLGFPEIVEAARLPGSRQIPALSYLLSFLALKLLGTERYAHVGEHGFDPGLGLFAGLNVLPKCTAMSSYSYALDDVHLQRLQEAFIT